The following is a genomic window from Solanum stenotomum isolate F172 chromosome 4, ASM1918654v1, whole genome shotgun sequence.
GTTATTGAGCAAGAAACCGAGGGAACTAGCATTGAAATTACCTCATCAATTTCTTCCAGACTAAGAATGTAGGGAGGAGACATCATTATGTTATCACCAGCAACGCGTACCAACACTCCATGCTTCTCACACTGTGCTCCAAAATATGCACCGATACCTATGGAAAGAACGAAGGATAGGTCAAAATGAGATTAGAGTTTCAACTTCATCTCGGATAAGATGAAAGAGCGAAAACATACCCCATTCAGGAGGGAAAGGATCATTAGGAGATTTGTTATCTGTAAACTCTGTACCATGTAGCAAACCAGTTCCTCTTATCTGGAAAAAAAAGATCGAAAAGTGAGCTAATAAAATGAACGTTAGGTAGTTAAGACGTTTGAACTGATTCTATCGCGATGATTACTGTACCTCCCCGATTATGGGACTATCAGAAAACACTTTCAGACTTTCTTGGAACTTTGGTGATATTCTGTTTACTTGCTCAACAATATTTCTTTCCCTGTAACGAATTCGAGTCTTTTCAGTGCTTAAAGCAATAGTAAGTACAACACCCCTAGCTAGTTGTGAAACCACTATTttctatgttgctcagactctaaAAAATGTTGTCATGCACTCGGATCAGACATTCACATGTTGATATTTTTGatgagtccaagcaacatagctATTTTGACATATTTCTTTCAGTCCATATCTACAAAAGGTtgaaaatcataaaagaaaagTCGCGTACTTGTAGATCTTCAGTGTTTCCAAGGCAACTGCACACGAGACAGGGTGCCCCGAGTAAGTAAATCCATGGGAAAATGTACCTATTGAGGAAAACAAAGTTAGGAACAAACTTGGTTACCCAAGAAACAGAGGATTTGACGTCTTATCGAATGGACAATGTACTCACCGAGCTTGTTGCTTTGAGAATATATGACATCAGAAACTTCTGGGCTTACAAGGACAGCCCCAATTGGCATATATCCGGAGGAAAGAGCCTGAAAGTGTAGTTAAGAGAGACGGATTCAGAATCCTGAGTACACGTTATAATATGCGTAGATTGGATAGAGTTATATGAATATCTCTACCTTTGCTACAGAGACAAGATCAGGTTTAATGTTGTACTTATCACATCCGAACATTGTCCCGAGCCTTCCAAATCCACATATAACCTCATCCGCGATGACAAGAATGTCGTACTTCTTTAGTACAGCTTGGATCTAAGAATGAGTAGGATGTAAAATTCATAGTAGTTATTCTTTCCTCatccaaatttttttgaaagttcAACGAAAACTAACCTTTTCAAAATAGGTCGCGGGAGGAGGTATGACACCTCCTGCCCCCATGACTGGTTCCGCAATGAAAGCAGCTATCTAAGTGTCAACAAGTACATTAATCGGAACATCAGTTCATCGTCCATATATAATGCATAGGAAACAGGAAAACATGATCAAAGTTGATAGAAGTTACTGTTTCAGGTCCCTCTTTGAGTATGAGATTTTCCAAATTATTCGCCAATCTTGTCGAGAACTCCTCTTCCGTCTCACCTGACATACACATAACATACACATTTTTCGTAAAATAGTTCATGTTCTGCACTCTGACTGATCTATATAAGATACAGATAAAATAACAAGTATGTAATAATAAAGACCTGGCTGATGAAAGCGCCAATAATGAGGACAGTCAGTGTGCAGAACAAACGGAGCTGGTAGATCGAATTGTTGATGTAAGGCAGGAAGACTGCAACAGAAAATATTAACATAACAGATACTTCAAACGAATAATTGATTGCTCGGAAAGGATTAGTATATTACCCAGAGAGACTGGCGGAAATGAGAGTTGATCCGTGGTATCTGTTTGAAGATGACAAGCATGAAGATTATGTTAGACAAACATAAAACAACACAACACATACAAAAAAAGCAGGGGAGTTGAGGAATAAGATTACGATTTTGTTCGAGcaataaatttctttttgtcTGGCCTCCCGAGTGCATTGTTGTAATACCATACCAGTTTCACCTACATATCGAAACGTAAGGATCAAAAGTTAGTTAATACCCTAAAAATCATTCCTCAAAGAGACGTATCCTTGAGTTAGCTAACCATAGCATTTACTCCCTTCGtctcaatttgtttgtcttactcaTTCCCAAAAGAATATCTATCACTTTTCTTTTCTGACAACTCTTTAGTTCTAACTTTTCACATGGTCAATAAAGAGCATTTTGGTACATattacatatctttagtttaaaaccacaagattcaaaagtcttttttactttcttaaactccgtgccaagtcaaaatcaacggagggagtattacttAGCAGGCTAATTGTGTAACAACCTGTGTGTCATTGGCTTCTGATCCGCTGTTTGTGAAGAAAGCCTTCGCCATTTTATTTGCAGTAAACAGATCTAGGAGTTCCTTCGCGAGATCCTGTATGTTCGAAAATAGAATCAGTATGATATCTAAGTAAAACTTAGCGAAATATGGACAGTGAGGAGacttcttttatctttcatgATGAGTTTTACGTACCAAAGAAGGTTTTGTGCTACGGTTCCAAAATGAATGGTAAAAGGGCAACTCGTTGAGTTGTTTAGTTGCGGCTGCAACAAGACGAGGCTCATTTCCACCTACAATAATGTGTAACAAGACATCTATGTGTTAAATATTTGGAAGAAACAGCGATATATGAAATGTAACGCAGACAAGGACTCTGAGTACCTAAAGATGTGCACCACAAACCAGCTAGAGCATCGAGGTACTTCTTCCCGTTAACGTCATAGACATAAGAACCCTATGACAAGTTGCATAAAATCTGTTAAACACCGAATTCAGTAACTTCTCTAGACAGAGAAAGATACGAATCTAACCTCGGATTTTTGTATGACTAAAGGTTCCAAATCAGTAGTATGCCATCCTGCAGTGAAGGGTGCCAACATATCATGCCCCTTATATCTGCAAATGTCAAGACATTTGATTACTCACAAATTCGTTAACTTGTTTGAGAGACGCTATATACATTTTAGACTGCACGCGTATTGTTGGTATATAATTGCAGCGTTCTTGGTAAAGGGTCAAAAACACACCTGAATGATTATCGAAACAAGCCTCAACTATCAACTGTTCCCTGTTCCTACCTGAACGATGGTGATATTTCAGGTAGGAAAAGGGAACAACTAATGTTGAGGTAGGAAACTTGAAAAAACGTGATACTTCAGGTGTGTTTTTGATCATTAACTCATAACAATGTATAATGTTCACGATAAATGAAGATAGAGACTCAAGTAGTTaagaaaggaaaacaaaattcACCCTCTAACATCAGTTGCTGAAATGTCATTCTTCAAAGATGTCTCAGTGCTACTCCATCTGACCTGTATTTGATCACTAACGATTTGTTTCTGCAAATTGCTAACAGCAGAGATATGCTTTACATGAGGACCAACCTGTAAAACTCGATAAATTAGGAACCATACATACCAAACAGATATATAGATTGATCAAGAACAATGATAAAGGCCCTAAAACTGTTTGTTTAACATACAAAACGGTAAACTACAGATGTTTTAAGTTTCTCAGGAGATCCATGACATATCGTTCTGTCTATTAACGAAGATAATTTGATCTTCGAGTCTAAACAAACTGTGAAATGACCTGATTCACAGTTGATTATACCACATTCTCCAAAGTGAAACACATAACAATCGTCCGTCCATATCAAAAGCACAACAATTTTGGAAAGTCCGAGCTGTGTTGAATTTGAACTTTAACCAAGTTGGGAGGTCAACTATATGAGTCCTCAATCAATAGGAGAGCCAGAATTCTCACTAAGGAGGTTCGTTCAACATGTATACtatacatacataaaaaaattaaaaatttaacaatgtataaacaatataattttccaCCGAAGTAGGTTCAGATAAACCCCCTTGGCCCTACCTCGCTCCACCCTGGTCCTCAATGACCATATCGCTCCATTTAAACATGTCTCAATCCAAAATGACTACAAGTTATCCATTAAGCTTCAAGAATACTCAGAGGCAGGGGAGGACCTACAAGCTTATCTACGCATTCAACAGAACCAAGTAGCTTTGACCCATAATCCAATAAACGCATGACCTCGAAATCCTAACTTTGCCTCTACTTGGGAGGatcattttaaagtttaaaaaaaacataaaaaggaGCAAACTTTACAATGAAACGCATTcaagaaccaaaaaaaaaatccccttTATACAATTATACCAATATAGCATAATTCAACAaagattttaataaataaatttaaaaaattcacataaacctaaaaaaaaaataaaaaatcccaAGAAAAGCCATAGTACAAACCTGATTGGTGGCTGCTACAATTCCAGATCCAATTAAATTAGTAATCTTGGCCATTAATTTCCCTTCAAGAAAATtcttgaaaaattataaaataattataacacAAAAACCTCCCTCTTTCTATATGTTCCCTCTTCCTTaaagttttaataattataagattttatataagttgaagagaacaaagaaaacaaagaaattagAAAGAATAGCAATTGACAAGTGATAACATATGACTCAACTTATCTTGTCTTGTcctaaaaattgtataaaaatcAGTATTTATATATggacaaaaaaattgtaaatgtTATAAATCCTCATTCATCGGAtattcaaacaattttttttttaaggtttgtATTATTTTTGGGAGGGAGAAAAACCACAGACTTAATATACATTGAATTTGGACACTTAGTCatacttttttttgtaatttatgttGTTTGAATTTGTAATGTACATTGAATTTGGACACTAGTCATACTACTTTCTCCGTCTCATAATAtttgatta
Proteins encoded in this region:
- the LOC125863002 gene encoding gamma aminobutyrate transaminase 3, chloroplastic; its protein translation is MAKITNLIGSGIVAATNQVGPHVKHISAVSNLQKQIVSDQIQVRWSSTETSLKNDISATDVRGYKGHDMLAPFTAGWHTTDLEPLVIQKSEGSYVYDVNGKKYLDALAGLWCTSLGGNEPRLVAAATKQLNELPFYHSFWNRSTKPSLDLAKELLDLFTANKMAKAFFTNSGSEANDTQVKLVWYYNNALGRPDKKKFIARTKSYHGSTLISASLSGLPALHQQFDLPAPFVLHTDCPHYWRFHQPGETEEEFSTRLANNLENLILKEGPETIAAFIAEPVMGAGGVIPPPATYFEKIQAVLKKYDILVIADEVICGFGRLGTMFGCDKYNIKPDLVSVAKALSSGYMPIGAVLVSPEVSDVIYSQSNKLGTFSHGFTYSGHPVSCAVALETLKIYKERNIVEQVNRISPKFQESLKVFSDSPIIGEIRGTGLLHGTEFTDNKSPNDPFPPEWGIGAYFGAQCEKHGVLVRVAGDNIMMSPPYILSLEEIDELIIKYGKALKDTENRVEELKSQKK